In Candidatus Epulonipiscium viviparus, one DNA window encodes the following:
- the hflX gene encoding GTPase HflX: MEQVIIFVAQKKLEDSDKAIAEGLEELRELVETAGASVIGELIQKVDKINAKHYLGTGKIEELKLYIEEVGATGVVCDTELSPLQMKNLSEILDTKVMDRTLIILDIFAQRATSSEGKLQVEMAQLKYQYSRLAGTGISMSRQAGGIGSKGPGEKKLELDKRNIRKRMDVLEKELAEVKRHREIIRKKRVKEEVRVVSIVGYTNAGKSTLLNVLTGSDIYVEKQLFATLDTTTRKAILPSGTEVRFVDTVGFIKKLPHQLIKAFYSTLEEVRYSDIIIHLIDASNEHNESHIQVVEETLKNLKIEGIPVLKVYNKVDNEQVYIEELENLTISAKTGLNLDKLQLKIEEILYDEMKKFTAVVPYTKNDIVAYCNKYGEKIVTYYQENGVKITGFLHFSKIYKIKPFISVELE, translated from the coding sequence ATGGAACAAGTGATTATATTTGTAGCACAAAAAAAATTAGAAGATAGTGATAAAGCAATTGCAGAAGGATTAGAAGAGTTGAGAGAACTGGTTGAAACTGCAGGTGCGAGTGTTATTGGTGAATTGATTCAAAAAGTAGATAAAATTAATGCAAAACACTACCTTGGTACTGGTAAAATTGAAGAATTGAAACTATATATTGAAGAAGTTGGAGCTACTGGAGTAGTGTGTGATACAGAATTATCTCCACTCCAAATGAAAAATTTATCTGAAATATTAGATACTAAAGTTATGGACAGAACATTAATTATTTTAGATATTTTTGCACAAAGGGCAACATCTAGTGAAGGAAAATTGCAAGTTGAGATGGCACAGCTTAAGTATCAGTATTCTAGATTGGCAGGAACAGGTATTTCAATGTCTAGACAGGCTGGAGGTATAGGAAGTAAAGGACCAGGAGAGAAAAAATTAGAATTAGATAAGCGAAATATTAGAAAAAGAATGGATGTCTTAGAAAAAGAATTGGCAGAAGTAAAACGTCATCGTGAAATCATTAGGAAAAAACGTGTAAAAGAAGAAGTTAGAGTAGTTTCAATAGTAGGCTATACAAACGCAGGGAAATCAACGCTGCTTAATGTTCTTACAGGAAGTGACATATATGTTGAAAAACAGTTATTTGCAACGTTGGATACTACTACTAGAAAAGCAATATTACCGTCGGGAACAGAAGTTCGTTTTGTAGATACAGTAGGATTTATTAAAAAATTACCGCATCAGCTTATAAAAGCTTTTTATTCAACTTTGGAAGAAGTAAGGTATTCTGATATAATAATTCATTTAATAGATGCATCAAATGAGCATAATGAAAGTCATATACAGGTTGTAGAAGAGACTCTTAAAAATTTGAAAATTGAAGGGATACCAGTTTTAAAAGTTTATAATAAAGTTGATAATGAACAAGTTTATATAGAAGAATTAGAAAATCTTACTATTTCAGCTAAAACAGGATTAAATTTGGATAAATTACAATTGAAAATTGAAGAAATTTTATATGATGAAATGAAAAAATTTACAGCAGTCGTACCATATACTAAAAATGATATTGTGGCATATTGTAATAAATATGGAGAAAAAATAGTAACATATTATCAAGAAAATGGCGTAAAGATTACTGGCTTTTTACATTTTAGTAAAATTTATAAAATTAAGCCGTTTATTTCAGTGGAATTAGAATAG
- a CDS encoding carbohydrate kinase family protein, whose translation MITALGEILIDYTAKGKSEAGMDLFEQNAGGAPANVLACLAKLGIPTAFIGKIGDDMQGKFLYKTLEDAGINVSGLIVDKNYFTTLAFVSLSETGERNFAFARKPGADTMLNKEELNSDILAKTKIFHFGSLSLTHEPSREATYVAIKFAKKNGAIISYDPNYRALLWESKEIAKEQMRLPLQYVDVLKISDEECELLTDEKDIYKACEHLLKKGIKIVVITLGKDGALVGYKNDMKKIKGFASNKVVDTTGAGDSFWGGFLYSLYNKDNLSELSIDILSRDATFANAVASLCIENFGAIKAMPTLEQVNRRLRGEL comes from the coding sequence ATGATAACAGCATTGGGAGAAATTTTAATTGATTATACGGCAAAGGGAAAGTCAGAAGCAGGAATGGATTTGTTTGAACAAAATGCTGGTGGCGCACCGGCTAATGTGCTTGCTTGTCTTGCTAAATTGGGTATACCGACTGCTTTTATAGGTAAAATTGGAGATGATATGCAAGGTAAATTTTTATATAAAACCTTAGAAGATGCAGGTATAAATGTTAGTGGGTTAATAGTTGATAAAAATTACTTTACCACCTTGGCTTTTGTATCTTTATCTGAAACAGGAGAGCGAAATTTTGCTTTTGCAAGAAAACCAGGTGCAGATACAATGCTAAATAAAGAAGAACTTAATTCAGATATTTTAGCTAAAACGAAAATATTTCATTTTGGTTCGCTTTCCTTAACACATGAACCATCAAGAGAGGCAACTTATGTAGCTATAAAATTTGCTAAAAAAAATGGAGCCATCATATCCTATGATCCAAATTACAGAGCATTATTATGGGAATCGAAGGAGATAGCTAAGGAGCAAATGAGGCTCCCGTTACAGTATGTAGATGTGCTTAAAATTTCGGACGAGGAATGTGAGCTTTTAACAGATGAAAAAGATATATATAAGGCGTGTGAGCACTTGCTGAAAAAGGGGATAAAGATAGTAGTTATCACTTTGGGAAAAGATGGCGCATTAGTCGGATATAAAAATGATATGAAAAAGATAAAGGGATTTGCGTCTAATAAGGTAGTAGATACTACTGGAGCGGGAGATTCTTTCTGGGGAGGATTTTTGTATTCTCTATATAATAAAGATAATTTATCCGAACTGAGTATAGACATTTTATCGAGAGATGCTACATTTGCTAATGCTGTGGCTAGCTTATGTATTGAAAATTTTGGTGCAATAAAAGCCATGCCAACATTGGAACAAGTTAATAGGAGATTGCGAGGGGAATTGTAA
- the ligA gene encoding NAD-dependent DNA ligase LigA — MNKLARMKELVTLLDKANFAYEQEDTEIMSNLEYDKLVVELEELEKELGIIYGNSVTQKIGHTVSNELVTKSHDTSILSLDKTKKIDILQNFLGNEEGLLSYKLDGLTVVIKYDNGNLIEAVTRGDGQVGEDVTANAKTFRNLPLKIKYKDKLTIRGEAIITNSNFARINMVEDNKYKNPRNLCSGSVRQLDSSVTAKRNIDFICFAVMKCDKNFVTKKEMLKFLKQQGFAVVEAEVVTDKTLKTVVEKFTANITNKDFQADGLVLSFNDIAYSKSLGVTSKFPKDSMAYKWKDIQKETILEAIEWNTSRTGKINPVAVFAAVDLEGTTVTHASIHNISMVEELKLGLGDRIIVYKANMIIPQILENLSQTGPVAIPNVCSKCGGNTIIKQEKETKTLYCGNPNCLEKQLKQLVHFVSRNAMDIKGLSEAILEKLPINDVSEIYSIEKYKDEIISMRGFGEKSYTKLVKSIDKSRKVALHRFVTALGIPQVGVENAKLICKYFVDNLDAIRAASEEELHDIEGIGSLIAKEIYRYFNNEENKQLIDKLLMEIKFEQKETNSSSSLDGKVFAITGKLNYFENRQALQKKIEQCGGKVSESISSKTSYLINNEINSTSKKNSKAHELSIPIISEEDFVKML; from the coding sequence ATGAATAAGTTAGCAAGGATGAAAGAATTAGTAACACTATTAGACAAGGCAAATTTTGCGTATGAGCAAGAAGATACAGAAATCATGTCTAACTTAGAGTATGATAAATTAGTTGTAGAATTGGAAGAACTAGAAAAAGAACTGGGTATAATTTATGGAAATAGTGTGACTCAAAAAATTGGGCACACTGTTAGTAATGAATTGGTAACAAAGAGCCATGATACTTCGATATTATCTCTTGATAAGACAAAAAAAATTGATATATTGCAAAACTTTTTAGGCAATGAAGAAGGATTACTCTCTTATAAATTAGATGGGTTGACAGTGGTAATTAAGTATGATAATGGCAATTTAATAGAGGCAGTAACAAGAGGCGATGGCCAAGTTGGAGAAGATGTAACAGCAAACGCAAAAACTTTTAGGAATCTACCTCTTAAAATAAAATATAAAGATAAATTGACCATTAGAGGGGAAGCAATTATCACAAACTCTAATTTTGCAAGAATTAATATGGTAGAAGATAACAAATATAAGAATCCGCGAAATTTATGTAGTGGAAGTGTAAGGCAACTCGATTCTAGTGTAACAGCAAAAAGAAACATAGATTTTATTTGTTTTGCTGTAATGAAATGTGATAAAAATTTTGTTACAAAAAAAGAAATGTTAAAATTTTTAAAGCAGCAAGGATTTGCTGTCGTGGAAGCAGAAGTAGTGACTGATAAAACTCTAAAAACAGTGGTTGAAAAATTTACAGCTAATATAACGAATAAAGACTTTCAAGCAGATGGATTGGTTTTGTCTTTTAATGATATAGCATATAGCAAATCATTGGGAGTAACCTCAAAGTTCCCTAAGGATTCTATGGCATATAAATGGAAGGATATACAAAAAGAAACAATTCTTGAAGCAATAGAATGGAACACATCTAGGACAGGAAAAATAAATCCAGTAGCTGTTTTTGCAGCTGTTGATTTGGAAGGAACAACTGTAACACATGCAAGTATTCATAATATTTCTATGGTAGAAGAATTAAAATTAGGATTAGGGGACAGAATAATAGTTTATAAGGCAAATATGATTATTCCACAGATTTTGGAAAATTTATCTCAAACGGGACCGGTTGCTATTCCAAATGTGTGTAGTAAATGTGGTGGAAATACTATAATTAAACAAGAGAAAGAAACTAAAACCTTATATTGCGGTAATCCGAATTGTCTAGAAAAACAACTTAAACAATTAGTACATTTTGTATCAAGGAATGCAATGGATATAAAAGGGCTTTCAGAAGCAATATTAGAAAAGTTACCTATTAATGATGTAAGTGAAATTTATAGTATAGAGAAATATAAAGATGAAATTATTTCTATGAGAGGATTTGGTGAAAAATCTTATACAAAGCTAGTTAAATCGATTGATAAATCTAGAAAAGTAGCTTTGCATAGATTTGTGACAGCCTTAGGAATACCTCAAGTAGGAGTAGAAAATGCAAAATTAATATGTAAATATTTTGTGGATAATTTAGATGCAATTCGTGCAGCATCTGAAGAAGAGTTGCACGATATTGAAGGAATTGGATCTTTGATAGCTAAAGAGATTTATCGATATTTTAATAATGAAGAAAATAAACAATTAATAGATAAATTATTGATGGAGATAAAATTTGAACAAAAGGAAACTAATTCATCGAGTTCTTTAGATGGCAAAGTATTTGCGATTACAGGTAAATTAAATTATTTTGAAAATAGGCAAGCTTTACAGAAAAAAATTGAACAATGTGGTGGAAAAGTTAGTGAATCTATTAGCAGCAAAACTAGTTATTTGATTAATAACGAAATAAATTCAACATCTAAAAAAAATAGTAAAGCACACGAGTTGTCAATACCAATTATAAGTGAAGAAGATTTTGTTAAAATGTTATAA
- a CDS encoding ATP-dependent helicase, which yields MNLNDRQKKAVQHVNGPLLILAGAGSGKTRVLTQRIANLIENHQVQPWEILAITFTNKAAAEMRERMANDVGEDVLKNMWISTFHSMCVRILRRFGESIGYTKYFTIYDSAEQKITIKDVMKEMNINEKEFQVGAVFSHISSKKNQFILPRQALKESEGNFREHIIAKIYDAYQDKLYENNVMDFDDLLVNVCILFNNHPDVLSFYQNKFKYILVDEYQDTNCVQYELIRQLADKHKNLCVVGDDDQSIYGWRGADISNILEFEKDFENTTIIKLEQNYRSTKNILEAANAVVKNNENRKPKVLFTDNETGEQIELYVVKNEYREADVIAAQISKDLSEYRRDYKDFAILYRTNAQSRVLEEKMIQSSIPYRMLGGVRFYERKEIKDLVSYLKIIVNAQDDVAARRIINIPKRGIGAASIDKIQQAANDYQVNFYEVAKNIRQFGILGKTATEKVSVFANLIEELKELAQEENILALLQAIIVKTDYNNFLKETEPEDAADRILNVREFVSKAAAYVQSNEEANLNNFLEEITLVADVDNYDQNSNAVVLMTLHSSKGLEFPVVFMPGLEEGLFPSHMSASDEDKTKLEEERRLCYVGITRAREKLYILQAEERMTYGQIKAVEPSRFIAELPAEVIRINKVFASKKYAKKNNYEPTKKSDIEFKIWNPHKKMESTIIEDFVTGDIVMHRMFGKGTVIEKMKKKEDIFVTIKFESGEFKKLNTKFAKLQKV from the coding sequence ATGAATTTAAATGATAGGCAAAAAAAGGCTGTTCAGCATGTGAACGGCCCGCTTTTAATACTGGCTGGAGCAGGATCCGGAAAAACTAGAGTGCTAACTCAAAGAATAGCAAATTTGATTGAAAACCATCAGGTGCAACCTTGGGAAATATTGGCAATAACATTTACCAATAAGGCAGCTGCGGAGATGAGAGAAAGAATGGCTAATGATGTGGGAGAAGATGTGCTTAAAAATATGTGGATTAGCACATTTCATTCCATGTGTGTACGAATATTGAGAAGATTTGGTGAAAGTATAGGCTATACCAAATATTTTACGATCTATGATAGTGCAGAACAAAAAATTACTATAAAAGATGTAATGAAAGAAATGAATATAAATGAAAAAGAGTTTCAGGTAGGAGCAGTTTTTTCACACATAAGTAGTAAGAAAAATCAATTTATTTTACCAAGACAGGCACTGAAAGAAAGTGAGGGAAATTTTCGAGAACATATTATAGCTAAAATTTATGACGCATATCAAGATAAGTTATACGAAAATAATGTAATGGATTTTGATGACTTATTAGTAAATGTGTGTATTTTATTTAATAATCATCCAGATGTGTTAAGTTTTTATCAAAATAAATTTAAATATATTTTGGTAGATGAATATCAGGATACAAATTGTGTGCAGTATGAATTAATAAGGCAGCTTGCTGACAAACATAAAAACTTATGTGTAGTGGGTGATGATGATCAAAGTATATATGGATGGAGAGGAGCAGATATAAGTAATATTCTAGAATTTGAAAAAGATTTTGAAAATACAACAATAATAAAGTTAGAACAAAATTATCGTTCTACAAAAAATATATTAGAAGCTGCAAATGCAGTTGTTAAAAATAATGAAAATAGAAAACCTAAGGTGCTTTTTACAGATAATGAAACAGGTGAGCAAATTGAGTTATATGTTGTAAAAAATGAATATCGTGAAGCCGATGTTATTGCAGCTCAAATATCTAAGGATTTAAGCGAATATAGAAGAGATTATAAAGACTTTGCAATATTATATAGAACAAATGCACAATCAAGAGTTTTAGAAGAGAAGATGATACAAAGTTCGATACCATATAGAATGTTGGGTGGAGTGAGATTTTATGAGCGTAAAGAAATAAAAGATTTAGTTTCATATTTAAAAATTATAGTTAATGCACAAGATGATGTTGCGGCTAGAAGAATTATAAATATTCCAAAGCGAGGAATTGGAGCGGCAAGTATTGATAAAATTCAGCAAGCAGCAAATGATTATCAAGTAAATTTTTATGAAGTAGCAAAAAATATTAGACAATTTGGAATTTTAGGAAAAACTGCGACTGAAAAAGTTTCAGTCTTTGCGAATTTAATAGAAGAATTAAAAGAATTGGCACAAGAAGAAAATATTCTGGCATTATTGCAAGCTATTATAGTAAAAACAGATTATAATAATTTTTTAAAGGAAACTGAGCCAGAAGATGCCGCAGATAGGATTTTGAATGTTCGAGAATTTGTTTCAAAGGCTGCCGCATATGTACAATCGAATGAAGAAGCAAATCTGAATAATTTTTTGGAAGAGATTACATTGGTAGCAGATGTGGATAATTATGACCAGAATAGTAATGCTGTTGTGTTAATGACACTGCATAGTTCAAAAGGTTTGGAGTTTCCAGTGGTGTTTATGCCAGGGTTGGAAGAAGGGTTATTTCCGAGCCATATGAGCGCATCTGATGAAGATAAAACAAAGTTGGAAGAAGAGCGACGTCTTTGTTATGTGGGAATAACTAGAGCTAGAGAAAAATTATATATTTTACAAGCTGAAGAACGAATGACATATGGACAAATTAAAGCAGTGGAGCCATCGAGATTTATAGCGGAACTTCCAGCTGAGGTAATAAGAATTAATAAAGTGTTTGCGTCAAAAAAATATGCTAAAAAAAATAATTATGAACCTACGAAAAAATCGGATATTGAGTTCAAAATCTGGAATCCACATAAAAAAATGGAATCAACCATAATAGAGGATTTTGTGACAGGAGATATAGTAATGCATCGTATGTTTGGTAAAGGTACGGTGATCGAGAAAATGAAGAAGAAAGAGGACATTTTTGTAACTATAAAATTTGAATCTGGAGAATTTAAAAAGCTTAATACTAAATTTGCCAAATTACAGAAGGTGTAA
- a CDS encoding DUF6514 family protein: MYEKVMIGEQIIDGRKHTYYLLEKNLTYGIEIAAEDYEKYICSQVYFTENKMFANQLCNKICQGTVTVIGLEDVIDDIVA, translated from the coding sequence ATGTATGAAAAAGTTATGATAGGTGAACAGATAATTGATGGTAGGAAGCACACATATTATTTATTAGAAAAAAATTTAACATATGGTATAGAAATAGCTGCGGAAGATTATGAAAAATATATTTGCTCTCAAGTGTATTTTACAGAAAATAAAATGTTTGCTAATCAATTATGTAACAAAATATGTCAAGGAACTGTAACAGTTATAGGCTTGGAAGATGTAATTGATGATATAGTCGCCTAA